The following are encoded together in the Glycine soja cultivar W05 chromosome 5, ASM419377v2, whole genome shotgun sequence genome:
- the LOC114413518 gene encoding 40S ribosomal protein S15a-5-like produces MGRRILNDALRSMVNAERRGKALVELKPISTVMSSFLQIMKHHGYIKDFQVYDPHRVGRIRVELQGRINDCKALSHRKDLKARDIEAYRLQTLPTHQWGYVVITTPDGILDHEEAIRKNVGGQVLGYFH; encoded by the exons ATGGGGAGGAGGATACTGAATGATGCGTTGAGGAGTATGGTGAATGCAGAGAGGAGAGGGAAAGCTTTGGTGGAACTCAAGCCAATCTCCACTGTTATGTCTTCCTTTCTCCAAATCATGAAACACCATG GGTATATCAAGGACTTTCAAGTCTATGATCCGCATAGAGTGGGGAGGATAAGAGTTGAACTACAAGGTAGGATTAACGATTGCAAGGCCCTTTCGCACCGAAAGGACCTTAAGGCAAGGGATATTGAAGCCTATAGATTGCAGACTCTTCCAACACATCAG TGGGGTTATGTTGTCATTACAACTCCTGATGGTATTTTGGATCATGAAGAGGCCATTAGGAAGAATGTAGGTGGCCAGGTTCTTGGTTACTTTCACTAA
- the LOC114411406 gene encoding probable caffeoyl-CoA O-methyltransferase At4g26220: MWQYILETGVYPREVEILKELRNATAEHPLGFMGAAPDSGQLMAFLLKLLNAKKTIEVRVFTGYSLLLTALTIPNDGKIIAMDLDRKAYEIGLPFIKKPGPEHKIDFIESQALPVLDKLLEDVTESLSADVFADMI; the protein is encoded by the exons ATGTGGCAGTATATATTGGAGACCGGCGTTTACCCGCGAGAAGTGGAGATCCTCAAAGAGCTAAGAAATGCAACTGCAGAGCATCCTCT GGGCTTCATGGGTGCTGCACCTGATTCGGGGCAGCTAATGGCGTTTCTCTTGAAGCTTTTAAATGCTAAAAAGACAATTGAAGTGAGAGTTTTTACTGGATACTCTCTTCTCCTCACTGCACTCACCATTCCTAATGATGGAAAG ATTATTGCTATGGATCTAGACAGAAAAGCTTATGAGATAGGACTACCATTCATTAAAAAGCCTGGTCCAGAACACAAGATTGACTTCATAGAGTCTCAAGCTTTACCAGTCCTTGATAAACTCCTAGAAGAT GTGACGGAGTCATTATCTGCAGACGTCTTCGCTGATATGATATGA
- the LOC114413516 gene encoding LOW QUALITY PROTEIN: uncharacterized protein LOC114413516 (The sequence of the model RefSeq protein was modified relative to this genomic sequence to represent the inferred CDS: deleted 1 base in 1 codon; substituted 1 base at 1 genomic stop codon) — protein sequence MFNRRSSKSSACKTALTLAVPRIKLLKNKREANVKQLRRELAQLLHSGHNHAARVRVEHVVKEEKTMAAYDLIKIYCDLIAARMPMIESQRNCPIDLKEAISSVIFASPRCSDIPELVVVKKHIMAKYGREFVSAAVELRPDCGVNRLASLSWGRRIMLRIICRHFFSFYXLLSFQLVEKLSTSAPDGPTKIRILTAIAEEHNVQWQPSLEENHVNASQDFLAGPNTLENGKPPQVQLHAPPVGDEKGPPNLRAYASYQLKEMHNISYEKSASLNSSGTGSQEMNFGNLYSENTSSFQMGRQNWNMEFKDATSAAHAAAESAERASMAARAAAELSSRGKLTRQCSSEWLSSSVGELPQKYAFHATEHLSAGYVNSTFRRSSFEIHNEQANVREQHNQVGSTNEHRTNSNENVAKLYQSASLTSHNAFREDKPFGNVYGVADIYPNDDNPQANQKSSTWDSNAHFYSDTSRSEDGLPKRNSVTLAGSASGLSRRMLAPSKTGTCLILKDDSLSKASKTSGASSGHGSAEHAASKPNSEPKSEEIIILSAMVQASSSLTTTMTPDKEEASKSLNSNQDIPSKEKASHVHPKLPDYDTFAAQFLPRKKGLQ from the exons ATGTTTAATCGTAGAAGCTCCAAGTCCTCAGCGTG CAAAACCGCATTGACGCTTGCGGTTCCACGGATAAAGCTTTTGAAGAATAAGAGAGAAGCCAATGTGAAGCAGCTCCGGCGTGAATTGGCCCAATTGCTTCACTCTGGCCACAACCATGCTGCAAGAGTCCGG GTTGAACATGTAGTCAAGGAAGAGAAGACGATGGCAGCATATGATCTTATTAAGATATACTGTGACCTTATTGCAGCACGCATGCCGATGATTGAATCACAAAG AAACTGCCCCATTGATTTGAAAGAAGCAATTTCAAGCGTAATATTTGCATCCCCAAGATGTTCAGATATTCCTGAGCTGGTAGTTGTGAAGAAGCATATTATGGCTAAATATGGACGAGAGTTTGTCTCAGCAGCTGTTGAATTACGCCCTGACTGTGGTGTAAATCGTTTGGCAAGTCTCTCTTGGGGAAGAAGGATCATGTTAAGAATAATTTGtcgtcattttttttctttct actgATTATTGTCTTTTCAGTTGGTTGAAAAATTGTCTACCAGTGCACCCGATGGTCCTACCAAGATCAGAATACTGACTGCAATTGCTGAGGAACATAATGTCCAATGGCAACCGTCATTAGAAGAAAACCATGTGAATGCGTCTCAAGATTTTCTG GCTGGACCAAATACTCTTGAGAATGGGAAACCTCCACAAGTACAACTCCATGCTCCACCTGTTGGTGATGAAAAAGGACCTCCTAATTTACGTGCTTATGCTTCTTATCAACTTAAAGAGATGCACAATATTTCTTATGAGAAGAGTGCAAGTTTAAATTCTTCAG GCACTGGAAgtcaagaaatgaattttggaaACTTGTATTCTGAAAACACGAGTTCTTTTCAAATGGGTAGACAGAATTGGAACATGGAATTCAAGGATGCTACCTCTGCTGCACATGCAGCTGCGGAATCTGCAGAACGTGCTAGCATGGCTGCAAGAGCAGCTGCTGAACTTTCTAGCCGTGGAAAGTTAACAAGGCAGTGTTCAAGTGAATGGCTGAGTTCTTCTGTTGGTGAATTACCTCAAAAATATGCCTTCCATGCTACCGAACATCTTTCTGCTGGTTATGTTAATAGCACATTCCGAAGAAGCAGTTTTGAGATACACAATGAACAAGCTAATGTAAGAGAACAACATAATCAGGTGGGATCAACCAATGAACATCGCACGAACAGTAATGAGAATGTGGCGAAACTGTACCAGTCAGCTTCATTGACATCTCATAATGCTTTTCGCGAAGATAAACCATTTGGCAATGTTTATGGAGTGGCTGATATATATCCAAATGATGATAATCCTCAGGCAAACCAGAAATCAAGCACATGGGACTCAAATGCACACTTTTATTCTGATACTAGTAGGTCTGAGGATGGACTTCCTAAACGAAATTCAGTCACTCTTGCCGGTTCTGCTAGTGGATTGTCTAGAAGGATGTTAGCTCCTTCAAAAACTGgtacatgtttaattttgaaggaTGATTCTTTGTCCAAGGCTTCTAAGACTTCTGGTGCAAGTTCTGGGCATGGATCAGCAGAGCATGCAGCATCTAAGCCAAATTCAGAACCTAAAAGTGaggaaattataatattatctgCAATGGTGCAAGCTTCCTCTTCTCTTACTACAACAATGACACCAGATAAGGAAGAGGCTTCAAAATCTTTAAATTCTAATCAAGATATTCCCTCTAAGGAGAAGGCCAGTCATGTTCATCCAAAGCTACCTGACTATGATACCTTTGCTGCCCAATTTCTGCCTCGTAAGAAGGGTCTTCAATAA
- the LOC114413515 gene encoding uncharacterized protein LOC114413515 — translation MASKLQKLQATASQASQFVSSRGTNYYKQLLEQNKQHIQEPPTVEKCNLLAKQLFYTRLASIPSRNESFWKELDYAKNLWKNRKELKVEDAGIAALFGLECFAWFCAGEIVGRGFTFTGYYV, via the exons ATGGCTTCAAAGTTGCAGAAGTTGCAGGCCACAGCATCTCAAGCGTCTCAATTTGTATCCAGTCGTGGAACTAACTACTACAAGCAATTGCTGGAACAGAACAAGCAACACATTCAGGAGCCTCCTACAGTAGAGAAATGCAACCTGTTGGCAAAGCAATTGTTTTACACTCGCCTTGCTAG TATTCCGAGTCGTAATGAGTCCTTTTGGAAGGAACTTGATTATGCCAAGAATTTGTGGAAGAACAGGAAAGAGCTAAAGGTTGAAGATGCAGGAATTGCTGCTTTGTTTGGCCTCGAATGCTTTGCATGGTTTTGCGCTGGTGAGATTGTTGGCAGAGGATTTACTTTCACCGGTTACTATGTCTGA
- the LOC114413517 gene encoding probable caffeoyl-CoA O-methyltransferase At4g26220: MAEEERHCKSKRKEGLTKHRMSSNPVILQSVNLTKYILETSVYPREEETLKELRKATAGHPWGFMGAAPDAGQLMTLLLKLLNAKKTIEVGVFTGYSLLLTALTIPDDGKIIALDPDREAYEIGLPFIKKAGVEHKIDFIESPALPVLDKLLEDPSNKESFDFAFVDADKDNYWNYHERLLKLVKIGGLIIYDNTLWGGTVAWPEEDVPVPKRKLRQATLAFNKAIADDSRVEISVVSIGDGFTICRRAH; encoded by the exons ATGGCCGAAGAGGAGAGGCATTGTAAGTCGAAGAGAAAAGAAGGCTTAACAAAGCACAGAATGTCCTCTAATCCAGTAATACTGCAGAGTGTGAACTTGACCAAG TATATACTGGAGACCAGCGTTTATCCACGAGAAGAAGAGACTCTCAAAGAGCTAAGGAAAGCCACTGCAGGCCACCCTTG GGGCTTTATGGGCGCTGCTCCCGATGCGGGTCAGCTAATGACCTTGCTCTTGAAGTTGTTGAATGCTAAGAAGACAATTGAAGTGGGAGTTTTTACTGGGTACTCTCTTCTCCTCACTGCACTTACCATTCCAGATGATGGAAAG ATTATAGCCCTGGATCCAGACAGAGAAGCTTATGAGATAGGATTACCGTTCATTAAAAAGGCTGGTGTAGAGCACAAGATCGACTTCATAGAGTCTCCAGCTCTACCGGTTCTTGATAAACTCTTAGAAGAT CCTTCAAATAAGGAAAGTTTTGACTTTGCCTTCGTTGATGCCGATAAAGATAACTATTGGAATTACCACGAGAGGCTTCTTAAACTGGTAAAGATTGGTGGGTTAATCATCTATGATAACACTCTCTGGGGTGGAACTGTTGCCTGGCCTGAAGAGGATGTTCCTGTACCAAAAAGGAAACTCAGGCAGGCTACACTGGCTTTCAACAAAGCAATTGCTGATGATTCTCGTGTTGAAATTTCTGTTGTTTCAATAGGTGATGGCTTCACTATCTGCAGGCGTGCTCATTGA